The window TCATCtgtcacacagggagggcatctgacaaacagaacatatttgtacagctctaaactacagggttaaatgtttgtttgcaGAATAGAGattagggattttttttttttaatgaaggaaTGATAATACTTAAGCATTTTAACCCTTTGCTTGTTGCATTGTGATATTGATTCGATTGtggttaatcttgcagctcttgCACATTGGCATGTTCCAAAGTCACAGATAGCTGATTATTGTATTGGCATAACCATAAAAGAGGAAAGATGTCTTAAACAGTATTTACATTTTCCTtattaaacaggaccatgaacacttggACTGATtgcaggctcctgaaaatgtgttctttagtattttagttttcagactatatttaaagtttctgtcagtgtgtgtcaccatggtaactgctgaacattctgacatagacatacatgtagaacccccctcagcgtgatgtcactgtaaagtagGAAAAGGGGTCTGTATTGGAACAGATCATCACAAGTTGgatttagtatttttgtttttttatatttacatgtatgtttatgtgttgtCCGTAGCTGACCGGGGGGGTGATGTCCGGCGCTAAGGGCCCTCCGGTGGGGGCGGGGGGCGTGGGGGGCGGAGCAGGCGGAGCTCGTAGACGGAGGACGCGCTGCAGACGGTGCCAGGCCTGTCTGCGCACAGAGTGTGGAGAGTGCCACTTCTGCAAAGACATGAAGAAGTTTGGAGGACCAGGAAGAATGAAGCAGTCATGTCTGCTGCGACAGTGCACCGCGGTGAGAAGCCCCAAacatatatgtataaatatatatgtgtatatatgtgtatgtgtgtgtatatataaatatatatatatgtagtttattattattagtgtgtgtatatatgtatatatatatatatatataatcacacACACGcttgtgtatatatacatatacatacgcACCGCAGTGAGGCCCCAAACATACATAACACACAGCACATCTGCACAGCGGTGAGGAGCACTGAACATGTCACtatacaaaaaaactaaactaaatataaataaggtgaaaatgtttttttctaacctggcagtgtttttattttactattatttcaaacttgattccTATActgtttctttagacaatatactgtgattttccacattaaatagtagtacttttttatattcccatgtggccttatatttgtgtaattcctcagtcgtccacgtaggttccatagtggtccatggtgtatactagtctgtgtgtcttatacttgttgttcaggaaaggttcatttctgtcctgtcattgagacttttttagtattgatacctgccaAAAATAAgggtctagtttcgatactagttttactatCGATTAGAatcagattttcgatacttttgacagctttATTGCTCACTATAGAACAGTGTAGTTTAACATAGAGAAACGTAATGACCTGTAGTTTGTTGGTTGGTCTTCCTGAGGCCTGTGCTCTGAGGTGAGATGGTCTTCATTTCGAGGAGCATCAGAAACAAACATGGagctgtttccatggtaactgcaCACTGGTTTCATCCAGAGATGATGTCATAGCTCTGCTTCAGGATCAGTGCATCTGCAGCATCGTTATTTCTCTACAGTTACAGGACTGAGAGccacatacaaacacattgatcatagtgtttgttttatttaacatGTGAGTTTCTACACTCACTGTTGTAAATGGACATATGCCAAACCCATGGTTCACGGGCCAAATGATTCTTGAGACATTTGAAGGATTTGTGAGGACCGTgttccattcaaaagatggaaTTTATTGACTTGGCTTGCTTATTGAACTGTTGCCATAGAGTATTTAAAGCGGTTTTCATGTTATCCAGAAATGACTATAGTCATTGAATACTACATATAATTAAGCACACCCCTTATACTATATTTTCACTGTTCAGTGAACTCTTTTCACATCTAAAGATAACATTTAGCATGGATCAGGTCTAGGCCTTTAAAGAGTAAAGAGCTGTATGAATCAAGTGGGTTTTTTTGGCACCttctcccatgttctaacgttgttccctcatcaaaaacgtgaagaggttttagatgtcatctatgcatgtttgagtaagttaacgatctctcctgggccctattcataccctccttacggttagcaatACGAGTCTGTacaagactccgcccacaagcctacatcacccatgcaacaattctccataaatatacaaaaacatgttacaaaactgtacacaataacttgacaaacctgatgtgatgtgcaggagtttcattggTGGGATGtactctgattgtgttgtgatagcactttgaaggggagtgacttagcgcagaaaAGCAACGGGAGGGCAGTGGagtgtcaaaaacgaaagtgaaactcataaaacatgttaatcttGTTTTCTTCCTGCAGCCGGTCCTACCCCACACAGCTGTGTGtctggtctgtggagaggcgggcAAAGAGGACACAGTGGACGACCCAGACGACAAGTTCAGCCTGTGCCTCATGGAGTGTACCATCTGTAATGAGATCATTCACCCCAGCTGTTTAAAGGTACTGAAATACAGATgaaatatcatcaaaagatcaCCAAAATATGACCAAAACACCGTCAGAACATCAACCATACACCACCAAAACACACCCACAGTCTCACCAGATGAGATAATTCACCCCAGCTGACAAAATAGTGACTTGAAGCACCACCAAAGCACCACCAAAGCACCACCAAAGCACCACCAAAGCACCACCAAAGCACCACCAGACTGATCTCTAACCTTAGAGGCCTGAGGTACATGTTgtacttaaccctttaaggactgagtacactatagaccagtatagctcacgtagacttttattctttttttagccataaaaatcatgttaacggaagtatcagaatttactgcattttcttttacacaactacctctattttacatatctatccatattttttcttttacgcatcaaaTAAGTGACtgagattactgtaatgatggtaaaatatttacatagccccatgcctctgctttgagacgctggttgaatttacatgagagcacaaccAGTTGCGGAGCTACGGTACTGTAGAGTCTGCAACCGCACTCTATCAGCGACGACaacatccgacgctatagggttaaccTGCTGAGTGGAGCTGATAATAATTATGTCTGTGGATTCTGTTTCAGATGGGTAAAGCTGAAGGCATCATCAACGACGAGATCCCGAACTGTTGGGAATGCCCCAAATGCCACAAGGAGGGCAAGACCAGCAAAGTGAgtcaataaaatctaaataaatacaaatataaatctatatatatacacacacacacacacacacacataaaacatacattcattttacaCAATGTCACATTCATCAGTCCTTATGACCCATGGGGTCTTAGGCGATTAgtgtaaaatatgtgtttaaGTGTTAGCATTGGGGATGTAAAGCTATGATTGTAAACCTCAGATGATACGTGGCCTGTGGGGCTGTGGCCTGGGGGGGGACATAATCCTTGCATCAAACCAGGCCTTTGCGTAGGGTCCAGGCTATAAAACTAGAGACCACTCTGATGATAGTTCAGTTTTATGTATTCATATGGTGGAGGCATTAATACAagtctctttcttcctctccttttttgcattttatatccatgcaaaataaataaactttaatagttttattagTAACAAGACCCTTGACCTCATTATTACTataatctgcattttaataacattttggctgcccccatctgtgttaaatttgATCGGCCTatagaatgtgtgtgtgtacttttacaCATTTACTCGTACTTatctttgctcctctggctccaggACCAAACCGACGGTTCGGGGAAACGGCGACTCGATAATGGCGAGGTTGGTCGCTGGAAGATCACAGATGACCCTCCGCCCAAAAAGAAGGCGCCCCCTTCAGGAGAGGAGGTGTCGCGCAGCAGCGAGAGCCGAGCGGAGGGAGGtcgagggtcagaggtcagaggggggGAGGGTAGGTCAAACGAGGGAAGAGCAGAGGGACGGAGCAACGACAGCCacaagaggaagaaggagaaagacCCGGTGCCTGACAGCGGCAAAAAGAAGGTGAGAATACAGCCGCCATATTTCTGTTCAGCATTAAAAAATTGTGCTTTATTCAAACACACAGAACCAACTGTGTTGAActttagaaagaaagaaaaaaactgcaAGATTAAAATGGAAAGTTTGTGGAACAAATCTCTATCAAAAAGATActgtatatttcatttaaaactcTGACTCTCAGAGGTTAAACTTTGGGACACAGCATCAGGTTGTAGAATGTGTAGAATATTTGGACTgaaaagaaatgtatttaacatgtttgtgtttctgtttcagaTCAAAGGAAATCACGAGAAACGACTCAAAAAGGTAAGAACCGAAATGGaactgagaccgggactgagaccgggactgagaccgggactgagaccgggactgagaccgggactgagaccgggactgagaccgggactgagaccgggactgagaccgggactgagaccgggactgagaccgggactgagacacTGATGCCCTAACAGCAGGTCTTTGGTTCTCCACAGAAGCCGAAGTCTGAGGAGAacggttctggttctggtccagGTTCTGGGGGCGGGACTCAGGGCTCGTCTCAGTCGGGCTCAGGGAGTGGGGCCTCGGGGGGCGGGGCTTCGGGTTCCTCTAATCAGGACCAGCGGTCACACCAGCGCGAGAAACTGGAGCGGTTCAAACGCATGTGTCTGTTGGAGCGAAGGCTCtcgtcgtcctcctcctcttcatcctctgagtCTGACTCCAGTGACTCAGACAGCgatgcagccaatcagagaggccCAAGCCCACCCACTTCACCCttcagccccgcccacagaGACCGCAAACACAGCGAACGCGAGAAAGAGcgggagcgagagaaagagagggagaaagaacgagaaaaggagagggagaaggagagagagagacgattGGCCGAGCTTGGGTTCAGTGCCAGCGACGAATCAGACGACACGACGGGCGGGCGCGgcgaggatggagaggagagggaggagcctaagaggaggggggagggattAACACTTAAGAGGAAGACCATGGAGACGGATGAAGACGAGGTACGTTTCAGCTTAAACAGAGTTACACAGTTAACACAAGTCAACTATAGACCCAATTATTATTTGTTTCAGGAGGAGCGCAGAGACCGGAAGtcgtctctcccctctccactatcgtccaatcagatgtCTGCGTCTGGACCACatgatgtgtttgtgtcaaaGCAGCGCAACAATGGTGCTGACTCTAGGAATGGCCGCCGTGGCGCCGGAGCGGGCGGTGAGAAGGAAAACTCCTCCACCAATCACAGGCACAGCACGGCCTCAGGAGGCGGGGCCAAGGGCAATGCCAGGtaaccaatcacagcgcagccTCAGGGTCACTATACCTGggcttcagatgacatcacaacattcaacccatagactgtatatataaagcaACATAGCTAaccctgctagccaccacattccaaagaggaagtgagcatagacaaactgtggtccctctctataactgctgctgacaGGCTCGTaattttggtcttgaaatggTCATATTAACCTgttctacatgattctggtgttttaatttcactattgtgtccataactcaagatatgaacattcatAAAAAACTAattaggtgccttctttccctgaggtctctCTCTCAAGcttcagcaacaggtttgaagaagtgcctgctccctgctaaaccagcggtgcggatgGGAAGGAGCAttagcttcaacagcctcgctccagattggctctttgtttgctatgatactcgcagtcaaaattcctaatatggaactctgctccaaaatgGCCTCTATAACTCCTAACTtcaataagcttcatttgactgtaacTGAACGCTGTCACACACGCTtaatccatttctttatacagtctgtgattctACCCATGCTTTTCATAATGATGTAAtattaggacagttgccataacGATTAAAGCATTCTCTCTGATTTTtactccatgtatttgagccaaATGTGTcccgccccagtacagatatattgtataagcagctcttgaggtgaaaCTCAGTCCACTGTGTTCCCTCTGCATCTATtccaaagcattttattgtcagaaaaTCAGGTATGCGTTAGCATGGTAGTTCTTGTCAGGTTTACTGTGACACAAAACTCCATTCTTGTCCCAgagtggaaagtgcttataaacacaTTGAGGTAAATAATTTGGATATTCACAATTCATaagtgtctgtgtagaccctcagtcgtccgggtctgatccatagcaaaaaacgaagttcaaatctgtcaactggacaaagcattacaggagtgaagacgttttgctgctcatccaagccgcttcttcagtgcttgggcttggatgagcagcaaaacgtctcctacaacgatttgtccagtggaCAGATTTCATAAGGGAGGATTTTTGTGTTAACGTTTCATTTTCATAATCTTATAACTCAAAACatctaataataatttgaatttgTTGCAGCatttaatctttttctttctttgtctctctctctaggAGTCGGTCGAAACTTCGCTCTAAACCCTCCGCTTCCAGCGCTCGCCTcagctccgccccctctctGCCCTCGGCCAATGGCAGTTCTGTTCCCAACGGCAGTGCAGGGAGCGTGTCCTCCCTGCCCCTTCCCCGCTGCAGACTGCCCGCCCCGCCCTGCCCCCCCAGGCCCCCCCGTCCTTTGGAGCGCCACCTGGTGAAGCCGCCACCACACTGCCCTGAGCCCTCACTGTTGCCCCTGACGACAGGACACGCCCACATCCTGCACAGAGACACCTGGGTCCGAGTGTTTGCTCACCTGAGTCACCGAGAGCTCTGCGTCTGCATGAGGGTGTGCCGCACATGGAGTCGATGGTATGaactgaggaggagaagaagaagaaacacgagaggagaggacgaggagaaagggaggaagggaataggagacaaaagaggaggggggggggggatgggAGGACaaatagaggaggaggaggagtagtagaAGGAAaataggagacaggagaggaggacgagacgggagagggtcagatggagcagatgggtcagagggtcagatgtCCAGATATCTAAATGACGTTGTGTTTTCAGGTGCTGTGACAAGCGTCTCTGGGCTCACATTGACCTGAGTCGGCAGAGGTCTATCACGGCTCCGATGCTCAGTGGAATCATTCGACGACAGCCCATCTCCCTGAACCTCGGCTCCACCAACATCTCCAAGAAACAGCTCATGTGGCTCCTCAACCGCCTGCAGGGTgagtctgctctggtctctggtcctgatcctgatctctgatctggtctggtctcaTCTCTGGCTCATCTCTGGTCTATtcactccagttatgttttattaattccTAACTTAGTTCAGACAAAACAGACATACTAAAGATGTGACAAGGTCTTGTGCCACAGAACTCTGCGCACATGTGGAAAATGATCTGGTTCCATGTGTTTACATGTGAATAGAACTAAAATATGTTGGTGCTTTTGAGTGACACCTTCCTCAGAGCTGTAGTTCCCAAACACAGCTCTGAGGAAGTGTCACTACAACATACAACATTAaaattgacagttggatcaggTTCCTGTCTTGACAGATTTGTATCCCACTCCACAGTTGCACAAGGAAGTGATTCATTTCTATAAAATGAATatgtaaaagcaataacattttatttactgaTACTgaactccctctctccttcctccctctctccttctgcccTCTCtacttccttcctctctctttcccccctccctacatctttccctccctgctccccacTCTCCCCTCCATCCCCTTCCCCTccctatccctccctctctcctttctccctctcccctccccctttccttctctccccccttcctgtccctctctgcccccccccccccccccccccccctcccctctctccctcccctttccCCTTCCTCAGGTCTGGAGCAGTTGATCCTGTGTGGATGTCTGTGGGCGTCTGTCTCCGCTCTGTGTCTCACCGTCTGTCCCTGTCTGAGGCTGTTGGACCTGAGCCGCGTCGAGGACCTGAAGGACTCTCACCTGAAGGAGCtactagccccgccccctgaggCTCGCATAGGTAAGCCACACTCCCTGAGGCTCGCATAGGTAGGCTCCACTCCCTGAGGCTCCTGTgtgtaagccccgccccctaAGATGCTTCAACtgtaaagttcagattttattttctaaaatcaACAACATGCTGCTCCATACATGTGCCACCCGTTGATGCTGTGGCTCTCCCCAGAGGGCGCCTCCTACCACCTGTAGAACATGCACCCCAGTCTGTGAACCACTGTTTTAGACAGCacttaacatatttttatttgaatctcGAATAAATCGTGACAAAACCAGCGATTCAAATGTCTAAATCTTCTCCCTCACCATGagctcctctctgattggcccacAGCACACGGCGACAGCAGGGGTGGGCGTTTCCAGGGAGTGACTGAGCTGCGATTGGCCGGTTTGGAGCTAACAGACGCCACGTCTCGTTTGCTGCTGCGCTACACGCCGCACCTCCAGAGGCTGGACTTGAGCTactgccccctactgtctgaccAAAGCATCGTCACGCTCACCTCAGGGCTGTCCCCGCTCCGAGAGAGGCTGACACACCTAAGTCTGGCAggtaagagaagagagagctgaagttgttttcttTTACTCACACATGTACGAGTAACccgttattattagtctatctacatctccaaagctcaaaatgctctgtttcaccctGTGACAttgtgaagtggtagttttcaagttaatagctcattttacctttattcGATAgggattgtcaattccaggtctgaaatgatccaaatgattttagtgaaggcgtatggagtttcaaaacacagtggagcactaccTGTATTAcagcatgacatcacgaggtggaacagagtgttttcagtttgagagaagaactcagcctaaatatacagggtttgagtgttaaacCTGTGTAAATGAGATCAGATCttcgggtatgtttgtgatctCATTATAACACATTTCGGGCTTTTAAATCTCTTTTCATACATGCTGGTCCTTCAGGTTGCGCCCGCCTGTCAGAGCAGTGCGTTCCTCTCCTTCGCCGCTGCTCTTCTCTTCAGACCGTGGATCTGCGCTGTTGTCCTCAGCTCTCCtcagactccgcccagctcctaCATCTCCCATCATCCTCTGCGGCAGCCGCCACGTCCTGTCCCCCCTCCGCCACTTCCTGTCCGCCCGATGACAGGACGCTGCTAAAGAACAGCTAAAGACTAcactactacaaccaccactCAATCAGGACTGCGTTTCCCACGATGCAAAGCGTCTgacagtatttattattattattattattgtgaatgGCCGAGCGCAGAGAGGAAACGccgtgatgtcacttcctgtacATATTTATCAGTGGAGATGTTAGAGTTTGGACGAAGCAGAGACACGAAGCGCTAAACACCACATTTAGATCCTCCAAAAGAACACAGaggagaccaggtttagtcctggtttagatctagttaagacctggtttaatcttggtttagtcctggtttagtccttggttttcAGTGCCGGTTCTTCTCTTTAGTCCTCCcgtagtccctgtttagtcctggttaagttctggtttagttcctttgatctggtttagtcctgatttagacctggtttctgTTCTGGGCGTGTGGAATCATCTTGTGGCCTGTGGCGTTTCGTGTTTCTGCGTTTTTGGTACAAACAGGgaaaagagaaacagaagagCCTCGGCGTCAGAGCGGCCATtttagctcctcctcctcaaaaTGGTCGCTCCTCCGCCTTGCCTCCTTCTCACTGTGTACATATcgttctgtgtaaatatctgtaGTTTACTGTAAATGACATTGTCCTCCAGCCAATCACGACGCACGCCCAGTCCTCATATCAACCATCTCAGCCAATCACGTCGCACGCCCAGTCTCCAGCCAGCCAATCACAGTCCACCTCCTCATTTAAAGTATTACCCGTTTATTAATGGTATTTTATCAGTGCTActtgagacaggcctctacggTTGAGTGGGTTTATGCGTATTAAAGCTTCACTATATAACATTTCTTGTTGGAGGATTTGCTACCTGCTCCGAAGTTGGATTTAACTGCTCctgactagtgttgtcacgatactaaaatttacaACTTGATTTTTATACTAAGGAAGAGACTCAATATCGATTCTgatactaaaatatacaaaacagtCGGACTTTATAGGTTACCACGAGGTTTTCTATTGGTTCTAATTGAGCTCAAATTCATACAAAAAGTGTTtaggaaagctcaaattttgtcctatttaCATGATCTTTTTTTGTATCGCTAACTGCTCAAATCAGCATCTAGTAGTTCAGTACTAGATTTAatatcgattagtgtctgattttcgattTTTGAAAGCCCTCCTCCTGACAGGTGgaactgaaggatgggtcaaatgcagaggactgtAAAGTGAACCTTACTCACTATaagccatagactatatataaatggacatggctaacctgctagctgctgtgttccaaataggaagtgatcatggccgtgcttcgactccatcgactctgactccaattcactttacattgaaaaaatggctcttctctctgtcaggctcatcactttgctcttaaaatgttcgtattaacttgctttacatgatcctgttttttaaattcccctattgtgtctgtaaatcaagatatgaacattaataacagataaatcaggcgccttctttccccaaggtcgctcccactagtgttagcaatgctgtcaatcaaacctgttgccaagtgcccgctccctgctaaaccagtggttcaGGCAggacgttaccttcatcagtctcactcctgattggctctttggttgctatgatacttgcagtcaaaattccaaacgtggaacttggctccaaattggccctgtATAActgttctagcctcgatgagcttcatttaactggagccaaaCAGTGTGGGTGATCATATTCACAGCCTGTGATATAAACTTTCCTcccagaaaacacatttttaattcaatttattcCGAAAGTGAAATGCATAGTAAGAGCTAACAGCTCTGTATTCAGACCAGGACAGTATCTCAAACCTATAGGAATCTATGACAGGAGCACACTACCAGTATTCAAAATGACAGTTATTCTAGTCAAATtcctcaaaatgacaaatctaGTCAGATTTCTTAGATTTTTAAAAGGTATTTTCTAATTTTATTTGGTGATTCTATAAACATTCTAATGCAGACCGTATTCAGATACTTTGGTATTAAACAAATTAATTTCCTCATGaagataaaacaatatttaacatATGAAGAATAAAATATAACCTCTCCATCGTTATAACCACATCAAATGTTTAGACCTCTTCCATATGCTCATAatgataatgtaataataatagaatgttccatagtgtaaAGTCCCATGTGTGCCGGGTTTGTGGAGCTGGGGGCGTGCGGTGTACGGCGTGCGGCGTTCATTCACAAttacataggcctgtcatgatcacAGCACGATGTATTGCTACAGAGGAATATCTCGATaagtgataatattgaaactactttatacctAATATGGAAACTGCTGTACCCACAGACACAAACGACTGCAACTGCTGTACTCCACTGACACAGCAGCAGAATCaggtagtttcagtattatcatttatcaacAATATATATATCGTACTTGTGCTAAGTGTTACAGTGATGGGTCTGGAGCCGGCGGCGTGCGCCGTCCAGTCACACGGACGTCGTGCTTTTGGAGCCGGAGCCAACGGCGTGCAGCGTCCTTTCACGCCCACGTTGTGTTTTTGGAGCCAGCGGAGTGTGGCGTCCAGTCACACTGAAGCCGGGTTTTGGAGCCGGCGGTGTGCGGCGTCCTTTCACACTGACGTCGTGTTTATGGTCCAAACTGAGCctgatttatttcagtttttctgtttgtttctcaggtcttttgtatttatttctcgCCATCTGAGTcattcctgttttttgttttttttaccccatttctttcaacacaaaaacctccttttctctgtaacattttgtacatgtttttgatgcgtttcttttgttttagttgtcatatttttttaattgtgtgaACTGGCTGCGCACTGAGAGGGGTTGTgggtaatattttttaaaagtttaaaatctgaaatgttTCGTAATGTTAGCTGTGAGTGGTTATCTTTACTGCACCGGCCCTGCTGTTCAAACAAGGAGCTGAGGGAAGAGTATACGACATTTTAATTGATACTGTGCAGTGACATCGCTCTGGGGGTgttctatggcagaatgttcagcagttaccatggagacacaatgcact of the Periophthalmus magnuspinnatus isolate fPerMag1 chromosome 8, fPerMag1.2.pri, whole genome shotgun sequence genome contains:
- the zgc:158376 gene encoding F-box/LRR-repeat protein 19; this translates as MSGAKGPPVGAGGVGGGAGGARRRRTRCRRCQACLRTECGECHFCKDMKKFGGPGRMKQSCLLRQCTAPVLPHTAVCLVCGEAGKEDTVDDPDDKFSLCLMECTICNEIIHPSCLKMGKAEGIINDEIPNCWECPKCHKEGKTSKDQTDGSGKRRLDNGEVGRWKITDDPPPKKKAPPSGEEVSRSSESRAEGGRGSEVRGGEGRSNEGRAEGRSNDSHKRKKEKDPVPDSGKKKIKGNHEKRLKKKPKSEENGSGSGPGSGGGTQGSSQSGSGSGASGGGASGSSNQDQRSHQREKLERFKRMCLLERRLSSSSSSSSSESDSSDSDSDAANQRGPSPPTSPFSPAHRDRKHSEREKEREREKEREKEREKEREKERERRLAELGFSASDESDDTTGGRGEDGEEREEPKRRGEGLTLKRKTMETDEDEEERRDRKSSLPSPLSSNQMSASGPHDVFVSKQRNNGADSRNGRRGAGAGGEKENSSTNHRHSTASGGGAKGNARSRSKLRSKPSASSARLSSAPSLPSANGSSVPNGSAGSVSSLPLPRCRLPAPPCPPRPPRPLERHLVKPPPHCPEPSLLPLTTGHAHILHRDTWVRVFAHLSHRELCVCMRVCRTWSRWCCDKRLWAHIDLSRQRSITAPMLSGIIRRQPISLNLGSTNISKKQLMWLLNRLQGLEQLILCGCLWASVSALCLTVCPCLRLLDLSRVEDLKDSHLKELLAPPPEARIAHGDSRGGRFQGVTELRLAGLELTDATSRLLLRYTPHLQRLDLSYCPLLSDQSIVTLTSGLSPLRERLTHLSLAGCARLSEQCVPLLRRCSSLQTVDLRCCPQLSSDSAQLLHLPSSSAAAATSCPPSATSCPPDDRTLLKNS